CCTCGGGGAGTTCAAGGCGTCTAATTCTGTTCCGCAGGGCGATGGCGACGGCCCTCTTGGCATCGCGCTGCCCCACGATGTATCGGTCAAGGTAGGCCGTTATGGCCCTGGGGGTGAGAGCGCCGCTCCTGCCGTCCCTCAATCCTCGAGCACCTCCAGCGTGATGGAATCGTTGGTGTAGATGCAAATCTTCGATGCTATGACCAGGGATCTCCTGGCAATCTCGTCCGCCCTGGCATCGGAGGATTCCAGGAGAGCTCTCGCGGCGGCCAAGGCGTAGCCGGCACCCGAACCTATGGCGCAGGCCTCGCCCTCCGGCTCCAGGATGTCGCCGGCGCCGCTCAGGAGGAGGGTCGTTCCTCGGTCGGCCACGAGCATCATGGCTTCGAGCCTCCTGAGGACCCTGTCGGTGCGCCAGTCCTTGACCAGTTCCGTGGCGGCCCTGATGAGGTTGCCGCTATGCTCGGCCAGCCTCTTCTCGAAACGCTCCAGGAGGGTCATCGCATCGGCGGTGCCACCGGCAAACCCGGTGAGCACGCGGCCGTCGTAAAGGCGCCTCACTTTTTTGGCGCCC
This window of the Thermovirga sp. genome carries:
- the hslV gene encoding ATP-dependent protease subunit HslV, coding for GAKKVRRLYDGRVLTGFAGGTADAMTLLERFEKRLAEHSGNLIRAATELVKDWRTDRVLRRLEAMMLVADRGTTLLLSGAGDILEPEGEACAIGSGAGYALAAARALLESSDARADEIARRSLVIASKICIYTNDSITLEVLED